The stretch of DNA aatattttcatcatgcatttttaaatatatcttcatgTCGTCTGTctctttctgaatttttttatatttgtattgtgtAAATGGcagaaatgtttgaattatatatatatatatatatatatatatatatatatatatatatatatatatatatatatatatatatatatatatataatcacacatagaCCTATCTTATACACTAGAAAGTTTATAAACATGTTTTCTCTGAGAcgataaaaaaattgttaccctGATTTTAAGTGATCCCATTTGATCAAATAATGTGTACTTTCTCAACTTTAATATTCATgagcgcatacatacatattacacacacacatacacacacacatatatatacatatatgtagactGTTCTTTACATACTTTAACATACTAGAATTgggattttattaattaaaatgtattttttttaaagccaaaCATTTCTGCCACAAAGGAGTATTAGCCCAACTTTTTCGAAGAAGCCACATCCATTATACAATTTCCTCACGATCGCATACATAAACTGTCACGGTTTACTCAGAAGCCTTTTCAATGTAaatttgtatttccatttttaatatctGTTTGCATTATTCAGTTCTGCAGTGTTAAAATGCAAAGAACTCTATATTTATATCTTGTCAAAgtgaattaacataatttatactTGCTCATTTGaaactatgatatatatactgtatatatatatatatatatatatatatatatatatatatatatatatatatatatatatataattacatcacaTGAACAAATGCAAAGCCACATTTCTGAACTCTTGGTAGGCGTCATGTGAtgacactaataataattattattattattatcgcattAACATTCAATGTCCATCAAACTAGGTTTCATctgatacattattatttttcatcgaaAAAGTTCTCTGCATATTATACATCGAAACCATTGTCATTGTTCTGTCAGAAAGTTGTTACAGTAACAAAGCGATGAGCAGTTCATTTAGAAACACTCCTTTGTTAATTCTAAGGCATTTGGGAAAAAGTTGGCGTTAACTggatatattgaaatatttatttaatttttcttcttattctgtcTTTCTTGAGTTTGGGTATTAtgtgaaaaaatggataaattctGCAGATTtaaatcatttaagaaaaaagtaCTCGCAATGAACGCACCCACAACAACAACGTCGATTCGAGCATTTCAAAGTAGTGACTGCATTTCTCAATCAAATCTAACCGGCACGTCACAAAATGCCCGAACTCTTCTGTCTCGCGACTTATGTGCCCCTTATTCACCATCTATctctttaatataaataaaaaattgatgtcCACTTTCATACTGCCTTGATGTCTTGACTATTTACggtctgcttttatttatttattgatgaaattgATGACTTCTGTTTGCGAAAGCTTTTTCAGGGCGACGATGGAGTGACGGCTGGACCAGACCGTCTCCccgtaaataaaacttttaattaactGGTGAACAGTTGGATGACAAGACTCCCACTCTTATTAACAAATGCATGTGTGAGGGATTAATCGAGGGGGCGTTgtggggagggtgaggggggggAGGAAATCTCAGTGGATTAAAAAGTTTTCAGGATTCATTTCGATTTCTTTGAGAGAAAGTCTAAAATCTAAATCATCATtggtaatcagagagagagagagagagagagagagagaacagtatcaGTGCACTTATCCTTAAGAATGGCTCTTTTTGGATTTGGATGCAAATAGGTAAACTTTTGATAGAGAATCAGATGGTTTGGTGAAAGTAATTTTTCACCTTTTACTTTGAAGGCATTAAAGAACCCCATAAATTCAACTTCATATTTTGGAACATTCAGACGCTTACGAAtcatctgatatatatacagtatatacatatacatacatacatacatacgttcagTCATCTCCCTGCATTCACAAAGGTCGGGTTTCTGGAACTGCAAtagatatttgaatttgaaaaataagcaCTGTACCCACAATTGAAATGCCATCATATATGCATTAGCAAAGCCAAATGGGAATAATTGTGCATGATTTcttacatcaatatatttcagGTATAATCTCCTAATTTACTGTGAAAGGTGAGGGAAAGTAATTTGGACGTTAGTGAATATGTGGACAGATTATTGTTGGGTTGTGTTTTGACTTAAATCTAAATCAGAaacataattatcaatattttttttagatttcaatttttttttttacgagattaaacaaatattttttagaattcaaaagctttttttttccatcatgagATTTTCTCCATTGAACCCCCTTAcaataccaacaacaacaaaacaaataaaaaaataaattgacttgTCATTCATGGTAAATGAAGAAACAGACAATCTTATATTTTTAATCGAGGTAATTGTTACACAAACTATTTACGAGTAGGTAAGTATGAATAAAGGTAGTGCAACCTCACTGTCAATGCAAAGGTTTGGTAAGTGGGTCTTGCTAGAAAAATCATGTTCTGGAGTCAATTAGTTTATTTGTCAAGTGGAATCCATTTGTTCGATGCAGTTTAGGCAATCAGTACTGTTTGAGGGATTCATTTCCAATATGAATTTGATGGTAAGGAATGTAATGATGAGGGATTCGTTTCATTACAACCTTAGTGACTTGCCCAATAGCTATAATGCTTAATAAGCACAGTACAGAGAACAAAGTTCCCTTGGACTTGCCCAGTCAGTTGATCGTGGAGAATACAGATACATTTAGCAGACTCGTCCCTAACTGAGGTCTTATTGGTATTCagatgagttaaaaaaaaaaactatgcattgcgcataaaaacaagtaaaaactgcggcgaagtgtcttcggcgcaatcgagttttctgtacagcctctacagcgaaTAAcaaaggccaccgaagatagatctgtctttcggtggtctcaatataatgctgtatgagccgcggctcatgaaactttaaccactacccggtggtggcttgccctttatcgttgccagaagcacgattatggcaaactttaaccttaaacgaaattaaaaaaaaaaactactgaggctagaggtctgcaatttggtatgtttgatgattgtagggtgggtgatcaacataccaatttgcagccctctagcctcagtagtttttaagatctgaaggcggacagaaaaagtgctggcagaaaaaTGTGctggcagacagacaaagccggcacaatagttttcttttacagaaaactaaaagtgacaaTGTTCATATCCCATACCCTTATTTGTATATGGACAGTTAGTGGAATGCAAGAAGTATAATTCTGCAAGGTGACTGATCATTTGCTTAACCCAGTAAGTGAGAATCTGCACTAGATTCTGAATGATTTCCATTGTCAGAACAGTCGAATTTTAGTAAGGTAAAATACAGgataaatttaaaacttgaaGAGACAGCGACATTTTAAGCTTTGAATGCGTGCAGTGATTTGCCTTATTCAATATTTACAAACAGTGGAGAATACCATACTGCCTTATAAAGTACTCCAAGACTATGTTgaaaatatagtacagtataagtTACTGAGACCTGATAAACAGTTAAATAGGTAATTATACAGTACATGTCATATTGACCCATACACTACGTGTCGTACTGACCCATACAGTAAATGTCATACTGACCCGTACAGTACATGTCATACTGACCCGTACAGTACATGTCATACTGACCCGTACAGTACATGTCATACTGACCAGTACAGTACATGTCATACTGACCCATACAGTACATGTCATACTGACCCGTACAGTACATGTCATATTGACCTGTACAGTACATGTCATACTGACCCGTACAGTACATGTCACACTGACCCATACAGTGCATGTCATACTGACCCATACAGTACATGTCATACTGACCCAGAGAACTtcccttaatttttatttattatttttttaagttctgaCAATCTGGTACCCCCCTAACAGTCAGGCATCCTAAGCtgatacataaattattttcttagaaACTAACTCAGcacgtattttatatatagggGAGTAAGTTAAACCTTTCATTTGAGAAGATACACTTCCGTAAATATGGAAGGtttcaggaaaatgaatgaacTCATTCTCCATCTGCTTCTCACGTATCACAAGGGTCTCCTTGTCTCTGTGATTTTGCAGCATTgcgaaaaaaatgcaaaactgtttTGACCTCAGGATTTAAATTATCGAATAGATGACTGCCAGAAGTaaatattttggggtttattGTTACCAAGTTCTCTTTGGACCTTGGTTTTTTACAAGGCTGAGATTTAGTCTACATCGAAGAAGTCATATTAGAGAAGGAACCTTACCTCACTTACGAAGTCCCCTAGTCATCTGGTGACTTACAAAGTCCAAACCAAGATCCACACTCGCTGGTAGTCGAATGAGAAAAATCTATTTACAAGTAAGTTGGGGCGGCTAATCCTGCATTTAAGGAGTGCCTCGGTAACCCTTGAGCAGTAATTAAGAGCTGGATAGTTTGACAAGTCTGTTGACTGATAAGCCAGCCTGTTAGTGATATGATGCTCGATAACACATGAGGGTAAGTCAGTGAACAAGTCAGACGTAGTTATTAGGCAAGACTTACTCTGTTCACCTGTAAGTCAGTCGTCAGCAGATCAGTCAGCTGTTTGTTCAGCAAGTCAGTCGTCAGCAGATCAGTCAGCTGTTTGTTCAGCAAGTCAGTCGTCAGCAGATCAGTCAGCTGTTGTTCAGCAAGTCAGTTGTCAGCAGATCAGTCAACTGTTTGTTCAGCAAGTCAGTCGTCAGCAGATCAGTCAGCCGTTTGTTCAGCAAGTCAGTCGTCAGCAGATCAGTCAGCCGTTTGTTCAGCAAGTCATTCGTCAGCAGATCAGTCATTTGTTCAGCAAGTCATTCGTTTAACAGCAAGTCACTCGGTTGCTCTATCAGCAAGTCAGTATTCAGTTACTTTGTGTTCCACAACTGAGCCTGTTATGTCATCAGAAAGTGAGTCTGTAATTGCAGTAGTAAGTCAGTACATCAGcaagccagtcagtcagtcagtgagtACATCagcaagtcagtcagtcagtacaTCAgcaagtcagtcagtcaatcaatacATCAGCAAGTCAGTCGGTCAATACATcagcaaatcagtcagtcagtacaTCAGCAAGTCAGTCAGTCAATACATCagcaagtcagtcagtcagtgagtACATCagcaagtcagtcagtcagtcagtgagtACATCAGCAAGTCAGTcagttagtcagtcagtcagtgagtACCTCAGCAAGTCAGTCAGTCGGTCAGTACATCagcaagtcagtcagtcagtacaTCAGCAAGTTAGTCTGTCAGTCAACCCCTCGGCAAGTCAGTCAAACCATGagtaagtcagtcagtcagccagcaACCAGTCAGTCAGCCCCTCTGCAAAGCATTCAGCAAGTCAGTCAACCAGTCTTACTGACATGTCAGTGGCCAAGTCAATCAGTTAGTCACTCACTTCATCaaaaagtcagtcagtcagctagTAAGTCCATCAGCAAGCCAGTCAGTCCATCAATGAATCGGTCATATCTAGTTCAGTGAGTTCAACTCCAGGTAGGAGCCATCTCAGGACAAAGCCCAGTCACACCTTCTCTTATTCTCTGGGCCAGCCACTCAAAGCAGCCGAAATGAACAAGTCAGTCGTTTGAAGTGATAACGCCAAGAAATTGTCTACCAAACGCAGAAGAAAGGCTAAGATGGAACCTATTATCAACTAATTGTAGAATTTCAGTGCCAAGATTTGGCTTACTAATTACACAAAGTTATAAAACCTCTTGAGAGACGAGACTGATTTAAGCAGTCCAGCAAAAACTAGCGTAGTGTCACCCTTCTGCTCAGAAGTGGCTTGAGCCAGGGACAAGATTACCAAGAAATGTCTTTAATCTCAAAGATACACTCGACATGCTAGAACAGCATTTAAGTTATGAAGATCTACTCTACAAAGTTTTTGAGCCAACACACCCTTTATTAGTTTTGAAGTCTTTGTCACAACAGATGTGAAAATTAGTTTCTAGTTGAAAAAGTCAGCTGAGGGTTCTGAAACAAAATCTCTCAAACTTACTGAGTTAAATGAAAAGCAAGCGAGAACTAGAGATTCATCTTCTCTCTTAGCCACTTTAGACATTCTGTTGACCAGCTGTCTCCCTTCATTCCTTACTTCCTCCCTGTCAGGCTGTCTTTCTGTTTTCCTCCCCGTCAAGCCTTCTGCTTTATCATAGTATGTTTAGAAGTTCCAAGCAACGTCCTCACAAGAAAACAGTCGTATCAATTTACAATAATGTAGGGCGAATCGTTCTTGCTGTAGGTCGCACTAGTCACTTTGAAAGAGTATGTGCAGTGAAACTTGCCAATGAAAGTTCTGACTTACATTTCTGTGAATGGGTACCACATATTCCACAGAAATAGAGTCAAAAGTGCAAAGGAATTTTTATAGCAATACAGTACATTACTTGTGTTCTTTGAGCACTGTGAAAACAACGAGCCTtctgacaaattttattttcactctaaCTCTTAACCCTTCACCTAACACTTACTTGCTTTCCCTGtcctttttccctcttcttgATTGGCACAGACTTAAAAAGACgttaaaatgttttacttttattttaacgcTTCTTGACTCTGTACATTTCCAACccttttcagacatttcagggaATTTGAAAATGGACGCTCCGGAAGCGCCTCATAAATACTCCTACAGAGTCAGTCAGTTTTTTAAGTAAAATGGGTCAATTCTTCTTCGACATGGTAAGTGTTTCTCAGATGGTGGTTTCATTTGTACatgttttattccctttttttatatctCCATCTGGTAGTGTTTGTCACAATGCTTCTTCCCTAATCACTTAcgtttatattttacaaatgtttgGTCTTTCTAATTGTTGATGCTGAACGTAAGTAGAAATCACATCTCCTGTTCTATAGATAATGTCTGATTTTGTCTCGATAAACTCGCACTTTCGTTTCAACTTATTTCCTGCTGTAGAATGTACTGCACTCAGTCCACCATGATTAGccataaaagtcaaaataaaacatttgatcCTTTTCAGTCTCACAgtgtaaagttttgaaaaaaagaatgaaataaacaaattcacaaaGAGTGACTGAAGGAGAAGTTATTCATATGCTTTCTTTGGGCGTGGTTGCAGTGGCGGACGTCCCATGTGGCCGCTCTCAAGTTCGCCAAGCCAAGATAAAGGGAGGAACGGATGCCTCTCCTCACGAGTACCCCTGGTTGGTGTCCATCAGTACTTCAGGTCCCAACTCGCCTCATTTCTGTGGCGGGTCCCTCATCCACAAGAGATACGTAGTCACAGCTGCCCACTGCGTTCACCAGTAAGACATACCTCTTGTTTGCTATGCACCACTGCTGAACTATCTGATGTTTATGGGTCTGCACTGTTTTTTCAAGTAAAcgatttgcattttcatttgaagTGTAGCTATGTTTTGCATTTCAAATCCCATATCGACTTACATTGACTGCTGTTATTTTTGTGCAACACAGCAAACGTGCAAAGGACGTGAAAGTTTTGGCAGGTGCCCACAACATCTTCGTCAAAGATCCGGAGAGTGAGCAGAGCCTCTCTGTCAGCAACATCGTCATCCATCCGAACTACTCGAAGGTAACTGGACCATGTTGTGGTAATATCAGTCTGGACCAGTCAATAAATTCACATTTCTTAGGGACGTGGGAATTGTAATAGATAGGTAAAAAGGGAGGAAATGGATTTGACAAGGACACTCTTAGAGTAGCTTCCAAATTGACAATACCTCACTGAAAGTAGCATTCCTCACTTAATCTAGCCTTACATAGCCTGGCGCCCCGGAATCCTGTTGTGTCCATTGGAAAAGCATTCAACCTGTATgtgctatacagaaaactatcGTAGAATCAGTGATTTGTAGGTAATTTTCGTTACAGCCCCGAAAGATCTTAGGATTTACCATTAGCCTATGCAGACCACTTTAGCTTTTTTCCCTGCGGGAACGTGAGTGGAATGAATCAGTTACATAGCCCAGCAACTTCTTGTAAACTGTAAGACAGATCTTGAGGCCTGCCAGAATGACAACCATTTCTCCCTTTTCATTACAGAAATACATCAACGACATTGCCATCTTGGAGCTGAGCGAGGATGCCCAGTGGACCAAGTTCGTTAGACCTGTGTGCCTCGCTGACATGGAGCTCGACAAAGCCAAAGACTCTTTGGATGGTCTGTCTGTCACAGCTGCTGGATGGGGAAACACTGATGAAAAGCAATATGGTAAGCTGTTTGGTTTTCTCGCTGAAAAGCCTGGACTAAGGAATCTTATTTGTCATTGGTAACAGGTCTGAATAAGCATAACTCGTTATATTGCATTGTCAAGAGAAATGCACCCATATATCCCGCTCATACTTGATAAGCCAGAGCCTCCATTAGGCCTAATTGGTTAGTGGAGTATCTAGTTTCATTCAGTTCAGCTGAACGTTAATTACATCTTTTATCTCGTTAGGTGGCAAGCCTGCAAGCATTCTTCAGAAAGTCGACGTGTTGGTAGTGCCAACAGCCACGTGTGAAAACTGGTACAACATAGAAGGGGTGCGCTTCTACGACAGTCACTTGTGCGCCGGATACGAAAATGGCGGAAAGGACACATGCCAGGTTTGTAACGGCTCTCACTCTCATTCTGGAACGACCACTCACATTATCTGATCATGAAATGGTACCCTCTGAATATCTCCTCTCTCCTATAGCTGAAAAAACTGTTGCGTGAACCGAATAAGTCCTCGTTTGACGTGGTATTcatgatatttcattttcaggGTGACAGCGGTGGTCCTCTCATGATGAACGACGACGGGGGACGCACAGTCATCGTTGGAGTTGTTTCCACCGGCATCGGTTGT from Macrobrachium rosenbergii isolate ZJJX-2024 chromosome 51, ASM4041242v1, whole genome shotgun sequence encodes:
- the LOC136833235 gene encoding trypsin-1-like: MLSLGVVAVADVPCGRSQVRQAKIKGGTDASPHEYPWLVSISTSGPNSPHFCGGSLIHKRYVVTAAHCVHHKRAKDVKVLAGAHNIFVKDPESEQSLSVSNIVIHPNYSKKYINDIAILELSEDAQWTKFVRPVCLADMELDKAKDSLDGLSVTAAGWGNTDEKQYGGKPASILQKVDVLVVPTATCENWYNIEGVRFYDSHLCAGYENGGKDTCQGDSGGPLMMNDDGGRTVIVGVVSTGIGCGRPKTPGIYTRVSRYLSWIQEQLTASTQ
- the LOC136833012 gene encoding fap1 adhesin-like, which translates into the protein MTARTSQSSADQSAVCSASQSSADQSAVCSASHSSADQSFVQQVIRLTASHSVALSASQYSVTLCSTTEPVMSSETSQSVNTSANQSVSTSASQSVNTSASQSVSEYISKSVSQSVSTSASQSVSQSVSEYLSKSVSRSVHQQVSQSVHQQVSLSVNPSASQSNHE